ACTTGTGCATCATCACTACTCGTCGCACGTACCATCAATACTCTTGCTTTTAATAACTTGGCTGCCCAAATATTGGTATAATAATTTTGTTTATTCATATCGGGTAAACCCGCAATGGCATCATCTAAATCGGAGAGAATAAAATCGTAACTTTCTTTTACCGAGCTTCGAGGCAAGGTGGTATTATCAGTTGTCGTAAAATCCTTTCTAATAATTATTCCGTAAGGGCTAGTGGTATCGTTATATTGCGCATAATAAAATAATAACTCCGCATTTGCATAGGCGCGAAGAAATTTAGCTTCTACTATCATTTCCTTTTTATCATCTGCCAATATGCTATTCGCAGTTGCTATATTTTTTAGAAACCCATTTGCAGCATTGACTATTTTGTAACTATAATTCCAAATATCTCCAATGCCGGAGGTTGTTGAATTATATGAGTGAGATGTGATTACACTTCCTCCATAAGGATAGGTCATCGACCCACTTAATTCAGAAGGTGTTATTTCATTAACATTACACCATAATATAGAAGGGTTTTTATTATTATCGAGCCCTGCATCCGCAAACAAATAATATACACCATTGAGTGCTGTTTTAGCCCCTTGTAGGTTTTTAATCACATTGCCATCCACCTCAGAAGTTGTTGGGAAAACATTCAATTGCTTACCACATGAGACTATTGTAAACAAGAGTAGCAATCCATATATTTTACAAATATTTTTCATCTGTATATTTTTTATTTTTTAATTGTCAAATGGAGCCTCGCTTAAACGGT
The Arachidicoccus soli DNA segment above includes these coding regions:
- a CDS encoding RagB/SusD family nutrient uptake outer membrane protein; the protein is MKNICKIYGLLLLFTIVSCGKQLNVFPTTSEVDGNVIKNLQGAKTALNGVYYLFADAGLDNNKNPSILWCNVNEITPSELSGSMTYPYGGSVITSHSYNSTTSGIGDIWNYSYKIVNAANGFLKNIATANSILADDKKEMIVEAKFLRAYANAELLFYYAQYNDTTSPYGIIIRKDFTTTDNTTLPRSSVKESYDFILSDLDDAIAGLPDMNKQNYYTNIWAAKLLKARVLMVRATSSDDAQVIGLCKDIITQSPFTLEDSTKDIFLSKGLNSNEVILGIKPYANDIFKYNEYLYFTDAIASDSMVSNFANDPRSNWVYQPKFSNYLGADMNLITKYFSGTVKNSSPTATSSVSYAMRLTEAYLLEAEAITESGGNLNDAKTLLKTVLAHAGFTDFSNVDAENSAAGLQLMIVKEEMKNFVGEAGQDWLAVRRLPFTTLQKLIPTITSKTLLLLPIPQDEITKNIKLKGMQNPGYGN